A single genomic interval of Calypte anna isolate BGI_N300 chromosome 3, bCalAnn1_v1.p, whole genome shotgun sequence harbors:
- the LGALSL gene encoding galectin-related protein has product MAGTVAERDALKIEDGHLNNSLGSPVQADVYFPRLIVPFCGHIKGGMRPGKKILVMGIVDLNPESFGISLTCGESEDPPADVAIELKAVFTDRQFVRNSCVAGEWGEEQSSIPYFPFIPDQPFRVEILCEHPRFRIFVDGHQLFDFYHRIETLSAIDTIKINGDLQLTKLG; this is encoded by the exons ATGGCGGGGACCGTGGCCGAGCGGGACGCGCTG AAAATAGAGGACGGGCATTTAAACAACTCCCTGGGATCCCCTGTGCAAGCTGATGTGTACTTCCCTCGCCTG ATCGTCCCCTTCTGTGGGCACATCAAAGGAGGAATGAGGCCGGGAAAGAAGATCTTAGTTATGGGCATAGTGGACCTCAATCCCGAGAG CTTTGGCATCAGTCTGACTTGCGGGGAGTCGGAAGATCCTCCTGCAGATGTAGCTATTGAACTGAAAGCTGTGTTTACAGACAGACAGTTTGTCAGAAACTCTTGTGTAGCCGGAGAATGGGGGGAAGAGCAATCGTCTATTCCTTACTTTCCTTTTATACCGGACCAGCCTTTTAGG gtTGAGATACTTTGCGAGCATCCTCGGTTTAGAATATTTGTGGATGGACATCAGCTCTTTGATTTTTACCATCGTATTGAAACACTGTCAGCAATTGACACGATAAAGATAAATGGAGACCTTCAGCTTACAAAACTTGGCTGA